AACCGCGAGTTCATGAACCGCGCGGTGCGGGCGGCGCTGGACGCGGGCATCCGGCAGTTCCTCGACCTCGGTTCCGGGGTGCCGACCGCGGGCAACGTGCACGAGGTGATCCGCGAGGAACTGGGCGAAGACGAGCGCGCGACGGTGGTCTACGTCGACTACGAGGCCGTGGCCACCGCGCACGCCACGCTCATCCTCGAACGCCAGGGAGCCACCGGCTGGGCCGGGCACGTCCAGGAGGACCTGCGGAACCCGAAGGCGATCTTCAACCACCCGACCACCCGGCGGCTGATCGACTTCGACCAGCCGGTGTGCCTGCTGATGATGGCGGTGCTGCACTTCGTCGGGCCCGACGACGACCCGGACGGCCTGGTCAAGGCCTACCGCGACAAGCTCGCGCCGGGCAGCTGGCTGGCGCTGTCGCAGATGTCGGTCGGCGGCACCACCGGCGCCGAAGCCGACGGGGTGCGGAACTTCGCCGCGCAGTACCGGAACACGCAGAACCCGGTGTGGCTGCGTGAACGCGACGAAATCGAGCGCTGGATCGCCGACTGGACGCTGCTGGATCCGGGCGTCACGCACCTGCCCGACTGGCGCCCGGACCGGACGCTGACCGCCCGCGAGGCCAAGGCGCGGCCGTTCGCCTGGTGCTTCGTCGCGGAGAAACCAGCGCCGAAACCGTAGGCGGTTTTATTCCCCGGTGACGCTCGCTACGGGCGAACAGCCAGCGGAAACAAACCCGCGCTCCGGAAAGTTGAGCTGAGCAGACTCAACTGAGAAGGAGCATTCGATGACCGACACCCGGCTCCTGCCCGTACTCCCCCTCGATTCCGACGTGGTGCTGCCCGGCATGGTCGTGCCGTTCGACCTGACCGAAGCCGAGACGCGCGCCGCGGTGGAGTCCGCGCAGGCCAAGCCACAGGGTCCGACCGGGCCCGGCATCCGGACCGCCCCCAAGGCGGAGGTGCTGATCGTGCCGCGCGTGGACGGTGAGTACGCCGAAATGGGCACGGTCGCTTCCGTCGAGCGCATCGGCCGGGTCCCCGGCGGCAAGGCCGTCGTGGTCCTGCGCGGTACCGGACGGGCCCACGTCGGCGCGACCGGTGACGGCCCCGGCGCCGCCCGCTGGGTCCACGCCGAGACCGCCGCCGAACTGCCCGCCGATGAGCAGGGCAAGCAGCTCGCCGGTGAGTACAAGGCCGTGGTGCTGTCCATGCTCCAGCAGCGCGGCGTCTGGCAGATGCTGGACGCGGTGCAGGAGCTGGAGGACCCGTCGGCGCTGGCGGACCTCGCGGGCAACGCGCCCTACCTGGACACCGAGCAGAAGCTCGAGCTGCTGCGCACGCTGGACGTCACCACCCGCCTGGAGAAGGCGCTGGAGTGGACCCGCGAGCACCTGGCCGAGCTGGAAGTGACCGACACGATCCGCAAGGACGTGGCCGAGGGCATGGAGAAGCAGCAGAAGGAGTTCCTGCTGCGCCGCCAGCTGGAGGCGATCCGCAAGGAACTCGGCGAGCTGGACGGCAGCGGCGAGGAGGACGACTACCGCTCCCGCGTGGAGTCGGCCGAGCTGCCCGAGCACGTGCGCAAGGCCGCGCTGGCCGAGGTCGACAAGCTGGAGCGCACCTCCGACCAGTCGCCGGAGGGCGGCTGGATCCGCACCTGGCTGGACACGGTGCTGGAGATGCCGTGGAACACCACCACCGAGGACGCCTACGACATCGCGGGTGCCAGGGAAATCCTGGACACCGACCACGCCGGCCTGGATGACGTGAAGGAACGCATCATCGAGTACCTGGCCGTGCGCAAGCGCCGGGTGGAATCGGGTGCGGTCGTCGGCGGACGGCGGTCGGGTGCGGTTTTGGCGCTCGCCGGTCCTCCCGGGGTCGGCAAGACCTCGCTGGGTGAGTCGATCGCGAAGGCGATGGGCCGCAAGTTCGTCCGGGTGGCGCTCGGCGGCATCCGCGACGAGGCCGAGATCCGCGGGCACCGGCGCACCTACGTCGGCGCGCTGCCAGGGCGCGTGGTGCGGGCGATCAAGGAAGCCGGCTCGATGAACCCGGTGGTGCTGCTCGACGAGATCGACAAGGTGGGCGCCGACTACCGCGGCGACCCGACCGCGGCGCTGCTGGAGGTGCTGGACCCGGAGCAGAACCACACCTTCCGCGACCACTACCTCGAGGTCGAGCTGGACCTGTCGGACGTGGTCTTCCTGGCCACGGCCAACGCGCTGGAGACCATTCCCGGGCCGCTGCTGGACCGGATGGAGCTGGTCACTCTCGACGGTTACACCGAGCACGAGAAGGTCACCATCGGCCGTGACCACCTGCTGCCGCGTGAGCTGGAGCGGGCCGGGCTGGCCGACGGCGACGTGACGCTGACCGACGCCGCGCTCAGCCGGATCGCGGCCGAGTACACCAGGGAAGCGGGGGTGCGCGCGGCGAACCGGACGATCGCGAAGGTGCTGCGCAAGATCACCACGAAGGTGGCGCTTGGCGAGGTGGAGCTGCCGGTCGCGGTGGACGCCGCCGACCTGGAGACCTACCTCGGGCGGCCGCGGCACCTGCCGGAGTCCTCGCTGCCCGCGTCCACCCAGCGCACCTCGATCCCCGGGGTGGCGACCGGGCTGGCGGTGACCGGCGCCGGTGGTGACGTGCTCTACGTGGAGGCGTCGCTGTCGGACAAGGAAACCGGCGGCACCGGGCTGTCGCTGACCGGGCAGCTGGGCGACGTGATGAAGGAGTCGGCGCAGATCGCGCTGTCCTACCTGCGCTCGCGTGGCGCCGAGCTGGAGCTGCCGGTCGGTGACTTGGCCGAACGGGGCATCCACATCCACGTTCCGGCGGGCGCGGTGCCCAAGGACGGGCCGTCGGCCGGGGTCACCATGACCACGGCACTGGCGTCGCTGCTCTCGGGCCGGGTCGTGCGCGCGGACGTGGCGATGACCGGTGAGGTCTCGCTGACCGGGCGGGTGCTGCCGATCGGCGGGGTGAAGCAGAAGCTGCTCGCCGCGCACCGGGCCGGGATGAAGACGGTGATCATCCCGCAGCGCAACGAGCCGGACCTGGACGACGTGCCCGCCGAGGTGCTCGCCGAGCTGGACGTGCACCCGGTGGCCTCGGTGCGGGAAGTGCTGGAACTGGCACTGGCCCCGGCGGCGGCACCGGTCACCCAGGCCGCCTGAGCCGGGAGGGCGCGGGGGCCCGCGCGCGGGCCCCCGCGCTCACCTGCGGTTTCGCTGCTCCTCGGGGTTCAGGTCACCGACGAAGCGGCCGCGGCCGCCGGTCATCTCCGGCACGGAGAGCATGCGGGTGGGCCGCTCGTCGACCTCTTCCTCGGCGGACTCGTCCTCGTCGTCCTTGCCCCGGTTCTTCAGGCGTTTCACCACGAAGACCACGACGGCCAGCACCACCAGGCCGATGACCACCTTCTGGAAGATGCCCGCGTACTCCTCCATCACGTGCCAGTTGGCCCCGAGGATGTAACCGGCCACCACGAAGATGGTGTTCCAGATCAGGCTGCCCAGCGTGGTCAGCGAGAGGAACTTCCACACCGGCATCTTCTCGATCCCGGCCGGCAGCGAGATCATGCTGCGGAACAGCGGGATCATCCGGCCGAAGAAGACCGCCTTGGTGCCGTGCTTGGCGAACCACTGCTCGGTCTTGTCGAAGTCGGAGCCCTTGACCAGCGGGACCTTGCAGATCAGCGCGCGGCAGCGGTCACGCCCGAGCAGTGCGCCCAGGTAGTAGACGATCACCGCGCCGGCCACCGAGCCGAGCGTGGTCCAGATTAGCGCCTCGGCCAGGCTGAACGTGCCCTGGCTGGCGGAGAAACCGGCCAGCGGCAGCACCAGTTCGCTGGGAATGGGCGGGAAGAGGTTGTCGAGGCCGACGATCACGGCCGCGCCCACCCCTCCGAGCGTGTCCATCAGACTCACCGCCCAACCGGCGAGCCCTCCCATCTCCGGGGCTTGCTGGGCGAGTTGCGTGATCATCGGCGGCCTTTCATGGTCGTCTGCACCTGCCAACGAAGCTACGAACCGCTTCAGTTCCGGACATTGCGGTGAGGCGTCCCATATCCACCCGGGTACCCCAGTGCGAACCTGCGGAAAACCGCAGTTCGCCCCGGTGGGCGGCCGATTAGCCTCACAGGGGTGGACATGGGATGGGCACGCACCGCCGGGCGGGGTACCGCCGGGCTGCTGCTCGGCATGCTCACCGCGATCCCCGAAACGATCTACGTGCTCATCGGAACTCTGGCACTCGCGCTGCCGCCCGCCCGCCCCGGGGTCTACCGCGGGGCGCGGGCGCTCGCCGAGTTCGAGCGGCGCCGCCTCGCCCGCTGGTTCGCCGCGGAGAACGGCGACGACTACACCGGTGATCGCGCGCTGCGGTACCTGGGGCCACGCGGGGTCACCGGGATGGTCGGCCTCGTGGTCTTCATGCTGATCGCCTACGGCGGCACGTCGGCGGCGATCATGATCGGCCAGGTGCTCACCGGGGGCCGCGTCGGCGGCGGTGACGAGCCCGCCGACTGGTACGACTCGATCACCATCGTGATGCTCGGCCTGGTGCTCGCCTTCATCGCGGTGCAGGGCCTGATCGGGGTGGCCAAGCTGGACCTGATGCTGGCGAGCCGGTTCTTCGGGCTGAGCAAGCAGGAACAGTTGCGCCGCCGGGTGTCCGAGCTGTCGATCTCCCGGGCCGAGGTGGTCGAGGCGGTCAACGACGAACGCCGCCGCATCGAACGCGACCTGCACGACGGGGTGCAGCAGCGGCTGGTCGCGCTCGGCATGCTGCTCGGCCGCGCCCGCCGCGCCGGGGACGCCGAGCACGCGGCGGAACTCGTGCGCCAGGCACACGAGGAATCCCAGCAGGCCCTGCGTGACCTGCGGGAAGTGACCTGGCGGGTGTACCCGACCGCGCTCGACGAAGGCGGGCTGCACCCGGCA
The genomic region above belongs to Amycolatopsis sp. YIM 10 and contains:
- a CDS encoding SAM-dependent methyltransferase, with the translated sequence MIESTDSAPEAPAGVDTEKPSSARVYDWYLGGTQNWAVDREFGKRLEQQWPHVKPGARHNREFMNRAVRAALDAGIRQFLDLGSGVPTAGNVHEVIREELGEDERATVVYVDYEAVATAHATLILERQGATGWAGHVQEDLRNPKAIFNHPTTRRLIDFDQPVCLLMMAVLHFVGPDDDPDGLVKAYRDKLAPGSWLALSQMSVGGTTGAEADGVRNFAAQYRNTQNPVWLRERDEIERWIADWTLLDPGVTHLPDWRPDRTLTAREAKARPFAWCFVAEKPAPKP
- the lon gene encoding endopeptidase La, with the translated sequence MTDTRLLPVLPLDSDVVLPGMVVPFDLTEAETRAAVESAQAKPQGPTGPGIRTAPKAEVLIVPRVDGEYAEMGTVASVERIGRVPGGKAVVVLRGTGRAHVGATGDGPGAARWVHAETAAELPADEQGKQLAGEYKAVVLSMLQQRGVWQMLDAVQELEDPSALADLAGNAPYLDTEQKLELLRTLDVTTRLEKALEWTREHLAELEVTDTIRKDVAEGMEKQQKEFLLRRQLEAIRKELGELDGSGEEDDYRSRVESAELPEHVRKAALAEVDKLERTSDQSPEGGWIRTWLDTVLEMPWNTTTEDAYDIAGAREILDTDHAGLDDVKERIIEYLAVRKRRVESGAVVGGRRSGAVLALAGPPGVGKTSLGESIAKAMGRKFVRVALGGIRDEAEIRGHRRTYVGALPGRVVRAIKEAGSMNPVVLLDEIDKVGADYRGDPTAALLEVLDPEQNHTFRDHYLEVELDLSDVVFLATANALETIPGPLLDRMELVTLDGYTEHEKVTIGRDHLLPRELERAGLADGDVTLTDAALSRIAAEYTREAGVRAANRTIAKVLRKITTKVALGEVELPVAVDAADLETYLGRPRHLPESSLPASTQRTSIPGVATGLAVTGAGGDVLYVEASLSDKETGGTGLSLTGQLGDVMKESAQIALSYLRSRGAELELPVGDLAERGIHIHVPAGAVPKDGPSAGVTMTTALASLLSGRVVRADVAMTGEVSLTGRVLPIGGVKQKLLAAHRAGMKTVIIPQRNEPDLDDVPAEVLAELDVHPVASVREVLELALAPAAAPVTQAA
- a CDS encoding DedA family protein, translating into MITQLAQQAPEMGGLAGWAVSLMDTLGGVGAAVIVGLDNLFPPIPSELVLPLAGFSASQGTFSLAEALIWTTLGSVAGAVIVYYLGALLGRDRCRALICKVPLVKGSDFDKTEQWFAKHGTKAVFFGRMIPLFRSMISLPAGIEKMPVWKFLSLTTLGSLIWNTIFVVAGYILGANWHVMEEYAGIFQKVVIGLVVLAVVVFVVKRLKNRGKDDEDESAEEEVDERPTRMLSVPEMTGGRGRFVGDLNPEEQRNRR
- a CDS encoding sensor histidine kinase; this translates as MGWARTAGRGTAGLLLGMLTAIPETIYVLIGTLALALPPARPGVYRGARALAEFERRRLARWFAAENGDDYTGDRALRYLGPRGVTGMVGLVVFMLIAYGGTSAAIMIGQVLTGGRVGGGDEPADWYDSITIVMLGLVLAFIAVQGLIGVAKLDLMLASRFFGLSKQEQLRRRVSELSISRAEVVEAVNDERRRIERDLHDGVQQRLVALGMLLGRARRAGDAEHAAELVRQAHEESQQALRDLREVTWRVYPTALDEGGLHPALEAVAESASVPVHLDFGLTSRPPLALETVAYFVVSEAVTNAMKHASATRIDVSVHHTGTMITVRISDDGGGGARQGGGLSGLARRVAAADGEFTVDSPVGGPTTITAELPCG